One window of the Natrinema sp. CBA1119 genome contains the following:
- a CDS encoding ABC transporter permease produces the protein MGDGESARTARTEWRSRSSRTDDPRDSSRRGPNPPVRSDGGTDAGSSRGARWAVARRELASLRSEKTILLALAIQLFIAAFSSFLVVGLVSLSDPGAVDGYQTEIAVTGDDTDTLLAVANERDSVTAQRYDDRGAAYDAFDTGAVSAVLDANRNDDGQLVVRATAPESGLQTTLLVVQLRDTLEHVERVERQGHVENGRLEQSPVPVPDEIEASPFVGFTYTILLPLLCFLPVFISGSIVVDSLIEERQRGTLELLRVAPLSLADVIDAKLLATAALAPLQAIAWLLLLSFNGTAIASPVALVVLVAALSLLVVAGGVAIALWAPDRRQAQLLYSTATVGALVLATVLPEHPANTVAKFAIGNPTPTTWGLLAAYGLLAIGAFAALERGIDRLEPDSL, from the coding sequence ATCGGCGACGGCGAGAGCGCCCGAACCGCGCGGACCGAGTGGCGGTCCCGCTCGAGCAGGACCGACGATCCCCGAGACTCGAGCCGGCGGGGCCCGAATCCCCCGGTACGGTCGGACGGCGGGACCGACGCGGGCTCGAGCCGGGGGGCACGCTGGGCCGTCGCGCGCCGCGAACTGGCCTCGCTGCGCTCCGAGAAGACGATCCTGCTGGCGCTCGCGATTCAGCTGTTCATCGCGGCCTTCTCCTCGTTTCTGGTCGTCGGCCTCGTCTCGCTGTCCGATCCGGGGGCGGTCGACGGCTATCAGACCGAGATCGCCGTCACCGGGGACGATACCGACACGCTGCTCGCAGTCGCGAACGAACGGGACAGCGTCACCGCCCAGCGATACGACGACCGCGGGGCCGCCTACGACGCCTTCGATACCGGCGCGGTGTCGGCCGTGCTCGACGCGAACAGAAACGACGACGGGCAACTCGTCGTCAGAGCGACCGCACCCGAATCGGGGCTCCAGACGACCCTGCTCGTCGTCCAGCTTCGGGACACCCTGGAGCACGTCGAGCGCGTCGAGCGCCAGGGACACGTGGAGAACGGTCGCCTCGAGCAGTCACCGGTGCCGGTCCCGGACGAGATCGAGGCGAGCCCGTTCGTCGGCTTCACCTACACCATCCTGCTGCCGCTGCTGTGTTTCCTGCCGGTGTTCATCAGCGGCTCCATCGTCGTGGACTCGCTGATCGAGGAGCGCCAGCGGGGAACCCTCGAGTTGCTCCGCGTCGCGCCGCTCTCGCTCGCGGACGTGATCGACGCGAAGCTGCTGGCGACGGCGGCGCTGGCACCGCTGCAGGCGATCGCGTGGCTCCTCTTGCTCTCGTTCAACGGGACCGCGATCGCAAGTCCCGTGGCGCTTGTCGTCCTGGTGGCCGCGCTATCGTTGCTGGTCGTCGCCGGCGGGGTCGCGATCGCGCTGTGGGCGCCCGACAGGCGACAGGCCCAGTTGCTCTACTCGACGGCCACCGTCGGCGCGCTGGTCCTCGCGACCGTCCTGCCCGAACACCCCGCGAACACCGTCGCGAAGTTCGCGATCGGGAATCCGACGCCGACGACGTGGGGGCTGCTCGCCGCGTACGGGCTGCTCGCGATCGGCGCGTTCGCTGCCCTCGAGCGCGGTATCGATCGACTCGAGCCCGACTCGCTGTAG
- a CDS encoding DUF5820 family protein: MSDSETDEGIDRSQLPDGWTVWSRGEDGRLVLAYRPDVFNAADFPAPCLPTLYLTHGKRTRRPGVNPADTADSADWFVTLYLEPDVSLNETLRFPTREAALERTVALARQFDDGEIDYRSLYQVPREEYFDRLDDLTGDESAD, encoded by the coding sequence ATGTCGGATTCGGAGACGGACGAAGGGATCGACCGCTCGCAGCTCCCAGACGGCTGGACCGTCTGGAGCCGGGGGGAAGACGGCCGGCTCGTCCTCGCGTACCGACCGGACGTCTTCAACGCCGCGGACTTCCCGGCACCCTGTCTACCGACGCTGTATCTCACCCACGGCAAGCGGACCCGCCGCCCCGGCGTCAACCCCGCCGATACTGCCGACTCCGCGGACTGGTTCGTCACCCTCTATCTCGAGCCAGATGTCTCGCTGAACGAGACGCTTCGGTTCCCGACCCGGGAGGCGGCCCTCGAGCGGACCGTCGCACTCGCCCGCCAGTTCGACGACGGCGAGATCGACTACCGATCGCTCTATCAGGTCCCTCGTGAGGAGTATTTCGACCGCCTCGACGACCTCACTGGCGACGAAAGCGCGGACTGA
- a CDS encoding ABC transporter ATP-binding protein, with the protein MAILEVDDLRKEYGDFVAVEGSSFDIERGEVFGVVGPNGAGKTTTLKMLAGLIEPTAGTAVVAGHTPGEPAMQRRLGFLPEESPLYEEMTAIDYLEFFADLYDVPRDVARERIHDSLDRLDLEHRDRKIGNMSKGMQRKVAIARALVNDPDVLIFDEPASGLDPLTTNYIIEFTEELSDEGKTIVFSAHNLFHVESICDRIVIMNDGRIVARGTLEEIRDAHGGTEYHVYATEDGSEGLTDAGSPIDVSHENGQVRHVVGDMTAVDAVRETVEAAGGRVTDIQTKTPSLEDIFLEVASEPLEAET; encoded by the coding sequence ATGGCAATTCTCGAAGTGGACGACCTCCGGAAGGAGTACGGCGACTTCGTCGCCGTCGAGGGCAGCTCCTTCGACATCGAGCGCGGCGAGGTCTTCGGCGTCGTCGGCCCCAACGGCGCGGGCAAGACGACGACGCTGAAGATGCTGGCCGGGCTGATCGAACCCACCGCCGGCACCGCCGTCGTCGCCGGCCACACCCCTGGCGAGCCCGCGATGCAGCGCCGCCTGGGCTTTCTCCCCGAGGAGTCCCCGCTCTACGAGGAGATGACCGCGATCGACTACCTCGAGTTCTTCGCCGATCTCTACGACGTGCCCCGCGACGTGGCCCGCGAGCGGATCCACGACTCGCTGGACCGCCTCGACCTCGAGCACCGCGACAGGAAGATCGGCAACATGTCGAAGGGGATGCAGCGGAAGGTCGCGATCGCGCGGGCGCTGGTGAACGACCCCGACGTGCTGATCTTCGACGAGCCGGCGTCGGGGCTGGATCCGCTGACGACCAACTACATCATCGAGTTCACCGAGGAACTGAGCGACGAGGGCAAGACGATCGTCTTCAGCGCGCACAACCTCTTCCACGTCGAGAGCATCTGCGACCGGATCGTCATCATGAACGACGGCCGGATCGTCGCCCGCGGCACGCTCGAGGAGATCCGTGACGCCCACGGCGGCACCGAGTACCACGTCTACGCGACCGAAGACGGCAGCGAGGGCCTGACTGACGCCGGCTCGCCGATCGACGTGAGCCACGAGAACGGGCAGGTCCGCCACGTCGTCGGCGATATGACGGCCGTCGACGCCGTCCGAGAGACCGTCGAGGCGGCCGGTGGCCGCGTCACCGATATCCAGACGAAGACCCCAAGTCTGGAGGATATCTTCCTCGAGGTGGCGAGCGAGCCGTTGGAGGCCGAGACGTGA
- a CDS encoding flavin reductase family protein: protein MTDDGSSAGDGTDALEIDVDETDGSLYRILSSAVVPRPIAWVSTRSEDGVDNLAPYSFFTVASVEPPVLLFAPVDGAEGLKDTPRNARGTGEFVVNLVTEELAAAMNETSATLPAGESEFDHAALERADSTAVDPPRVADARVAFECTLHDLVDVGGSTLVLGEVRHVHLADSVTTDGKVDVGKIDAVGRLAGSHYARTTDRFSLERPP from the coding sequence ATGACGGACGACGGGTCGAGCGCCGGTGATGGAACCGACGCCCTCGAAATCGACGTCGACGAAACCGACGGATCGCTCTACCGAATCCTCTCGAGTGCGGTCGTCCCGCGCCCCATCGCGTGGGTCAGCACCCGGAGCGAGGACGGCGTCGACAACCTCGCCCCCTACAGCTTCTTCACCGTCGCGTCGGTCGAGCCGCCCGTCCTGCTGTTCGCGCCCGTCGACGGTGCCGAGGGACTCAAGGACACCCCGCGGAACGCTCGCGGCACCGGCGAGTTCGTCGTCAACCTCGTGACCGAGGAGCTCGCCGCGGCCATGAACGAAACCAGCGCCACGCTGCCGGCCGGCGAGAGCGAGTTCGATCACGCCGCCCTCGAGCGGGCCGACTCGACGGCGGTCGATCCACCACGGGTCGCCGATGCGAGGGTGGCCTTCGAATGTACCCTTCACGACCTCGTCGATGTCGGCGGCTCGACGCTCGTCCTCGGCGAGGTTCGCCACGTCCACCTCGCGGACTCGGTGACCACCGACGGGAAGGTAGACGTGGGGAAGATCGACGCCGTCGGCAGGCTCGCGGGGAGCCACTACGCGCGGACGACCGATCGGTTTTCGCTCGAGCGGCCGCCGTAA
- a CDS encoding helix-turn-helix domain-containing protein, which produces MSSPQTKPRETHDDACPVIASLEQIGSQWRLAVLHELLDGEQRFNELKRSTGANARTLSRVLDDLGEMGFVERRLEEDAPVATFYSLTDKGESLEPVFGEIECWAGSWLEDGELEAQ; this is translated from the coding sequence ATGTCATCCCCGCAAACGAAACCCCGCGAGACACACGACGACGCCTGTCCCGTCATCGCCTCCCTCGAGCAGATCGGCTCCCAGTGGCGGCTGGCGGTGCTCCACGAGCTCTTGGACGGTGAACAGCGCTTCAACGAACTCAAGCGCTCGACTGGCGCGAACGCGCGGACCCTCTCGCGCGTGCTCGACGACCTCGGCGAGATGGGCTTCGTCGAACGGCGTCTCGAGGAAGACGCTCCCGTCGCCACCTTCTACAGCCTCACCGACAAGGGCGAGTCCCTGGAGCCCGTCTTCGGCGAAATCGAGTGCTGGGCCGGCTCGTGGCTCGAGGACGGCGAACTCGAGGCACAGTAG
- a CDS encoding UPF0179 family protein — protein MSTVTLVGSRLAEPGTEFVYQGEADGCAGCPYRSQCLNLQPGTKYRITSVRENAQTLECAMHDGGVRAVEVEPAPTRANITSKGAFAGSKTSLPGPCPYVACPSHEYCEPDGVDFDEEYRIREIIGEPPHDVCHLDRPLELVELETDD, from the coding sequence ATGTCGACCGTTACACTCGTCGGTTCCCGGCTGGCCGAGCCCGGAACCGAGTTCGTCTATCAGGGCGAGGCCGACGGCTGCGCCGGCTGTCCCTACCGCAGTCAGTGTCTCAATCTCCAGCCCGGAACGAAGTATCGCATCACCTCCGTCCGCGAGAACGCCCAGACGCTCGAGTGCGCCATGCACGACGGCGGCGTTCGCGCCGTCGAGGTCGAACCCGCGCCGACGCGCGCGAACATCACGTCCAAGGGAGCGTTCGCCGGCAGCAAGACGAGCCTCCCCGGTCCCTGTCCCTACGTCGCCTGTCCGAGCCACGAGTACTGCGAGCCCGACGGCGTCGACTTCGACGAGGAGTATCGCATTCGAGAGATCATCGGCGAGCCGCCACACGATGTTTGCCATCTCGACCGGCCGCTCGAGTTAGTCGAACTCGAGACCGACGACTGA
- a CDS encoding SRPBCC family protein: MTRVRTTRTSDGRRLEVSNVMSVPAADAWEVLVDTMQWPEWSPIVRGVESTDRRIRSGTTGRVRLPGVWVPFRITECTERRWTWRVTGIPAAGHRVDDLGRDRCRIAFELPIHHAGSAPVSLRALENIETLLEDEAATVR; this comes from the coding sequence ATGACTCGAGTCCGGACCACGCGAACGTCGGACGGCCGTCGCCTCGAGGTTTCGAACGTCATGTCCGTCCCCGCGGCCGACGCCTGGGAGGTCCTCGTCGACACGATGCAGTGGCCGGAGTGGTCACCGATCGTCCGCGGCGTCGAGTCGACCGATCGCCGGATTCGATCCGGAACGACCGGGCGGGTCAGACTACCCGGCGTCTGGGTCCCCTTCCGGATCACGGAGTGTACGGAGCGACGGTGGACGTGGCGCGTAACGGGGATTCCGGCCGCCGGACACCGCGTCGACGACCTCGGCCGCGACCGCTGTCGGATCGCGTTCGAACTCCCGATTCACCACGCGGGATCCGCGCCGGTCAGTCTGCGAGCGCTGGAGAACATCGAAACGCTGCTCGAGGACGAAGCGGCGACCGTTCGATAG
- a CDS encoding PrsW family glutamic-type intramembrane protease, with translation MSDGRLRGIVSRTARIARWEVARSAGTVDRKTALILVVMVAAIGTAGFSVADEGLGLEREIYTVGVDEDSRYYDVAVDSEQFRPVPLEDITTDAGDGNTGTIAVRDEANADVVVTRDGRIGHLGDNGAAAYDAFRESVESYNGKLMDEEADQAAAYPVLVSIEYQQRDLGGSTESGTGDGAGDGTDSGDGTNGGSGDGTGENTDGSTGDESGTDGSGGSGTDGTGGSGTGDGDGRTQVPNVGDGSTSSTAPDRPGSISPPFPFESLVLAFLFVVPMNFVIQAYGSTIMDERVKRRGELLLVSPASSREIVAGKTLPYLLGLVGVVVAIAWVIEGGPIAVAAALPIALLFLGATFVGAMLARSFKELTFVTVTISVFLTTYTFIPAVFADVNAIALISPLTLVVMDLQNESVRLGEYLFSTGPFYLGAAVCFLLGIGVYREEDMFAQKPIPSKVVDAIASRIRGRRSVFVLSILFIPFVFASQLLAVALLFVVPQAIAVPLIIVLAATVEEIAKSVHVYAGFARSRFEPSLRTAAVLGALSGAGFFVGEKLTHVVQFVGLPDLPVGTAAFGPAVSDEPLVLAVVFLAPLALHVVTAVTSALGASRSRLGYVGGLIAAIVVHAAYNLGVITLVA, from the coding sequence GTGAGCGACGGCCGTCTCCGCGGGATCGTCTCGCGCACGGCCCGGATCGCTCGCTGGGAGGTCGCCCGGAGCGCCGGTACCGTCGATCGAAAGACTGCGCTCATCCTCGTCGTGATGGTGGCCGCGATCGGGACCGCGGGGTTCTCGGTCGCCGACGAGGGACTCGGCCTCGAGCGGGAGATCTACACCGTCGGCGTCGACGAGGACAGCCGGTACTACGACGTTGCCGTCGACAGTGAGCAGTTCCGCCCCGTCCCGCTCGAGGACATCACGACCGACGCTGGTGACGGAAACACCGGCACCATCGCCGTTCGCGACGAGGCGAACGCAGACGTAGTCGTGACTCGAGACGGTCGGATCGGCCACCTCGGCGACAACGGCGCGGCCGCCTACGACGCGTTTCGCGAGTCCGTCGAGTCGTACAACGGGAAGCTGATGGACGAGGAGGCCGACCAGGCGGCCGCGTACCCGGTGCTCGTCTCGATCGAGTATCAGCAGCGCGACCTCGGCGGGTCGACCGAGTCCGGAACCGGTGACGGAGCCGGTGACGGAACCGATAGCGGAGACGGAACGAACGGCGGAAGTGGCGACGGAACCGGTGAGAACACGGACGGGAGCACCGGAGACGAATCCGGGACGGACGGATCCGGTGGAAGCGGGACCGACGGTACCGGCGGAAGCGGGACCGGCGACGGAGACGGCCGAACGCAGGTTCCCAACGTCGGCGACGGATCGACGTCGTCGACGGCGCCGGATCGTCCCGGCTCGATTTCGCCGCCGTTCCCGTTCGAATCGCTCGTGCTCGCGTTCCTCTTCGTCGTTCCGATGAACTTCGTCATTCAGGCCTACGGGAGCACGATCATGGACGAGCGGGTCAAACGCCGCGGCGAGCTCTTGTTGGTCTCACCGGCCTCGAGTCGCGAGATCGTCGCGGGGAAGACCCTTCCGTACTTACTCGGACTCGTCGGGGTCGTCGTCGCGATCGCGTGGGTGATCGAGGGCGGGCCGATAGCCGTCGCGGCGGCGCTACCGATCGCCCTGCTCTTCCTCGGGGCCACGTTCGTCGGGGCGATGCTCGCCCGCTCGTTCAAGGAACTCACCTTCGTGACGGTCACGATCAGCGTCTTCCTGACGACGTACACGTTCATTCCGGCGGTCTTCGCCGACGTGAACGCCATCGCGTTGATCTCGCCGCTGACGCTGGTCGTGATGGACCTCCAGAACGAGTCGGTCCGACTCGGCGAGTACCTGTTCTCGACCGGCCCCTTCTACCTCGGCGCGGCCGTCTGCTTCCTGCTCGGGATCGGCGTCTATCGCGAGGAGGACATGTTCGCCCAGAAACCGATCCCGAGCAAAGTCGTCGACGCGATCGCGAGCCGGATCCGCGGCCGCCGGAGCGTCTTCGTGCTGTCGATCCTGTTCATTCCGTTCGTCTTCGCGAGTCAGCTCCTCGCGGTCGCCTTGCTATTCGTCGTCCCCCAAGCGATCGCTGTGCCGCTGATCATCGTCCTCGCGGCGACGGTCGAGGAGATCGCGAAGAGCGTGCACGTCTACGCCGGCTTCGCCCGCTCGCGGTTCGAGCCATCGCTGCGGACCGCCGCCGTACTCGGCGCGCTCTCCGGAGCCGGATTCTTCGTCGGCGAGAAGCTCACCCACGTCGTCCAGTTCGTGGGCCTCCCCGATCTCCCGGTCGGCACCGCCGCGTTCGGTCCGGCCGTCTCGGACGAGCCGCTCGTTCTCGCCGTCGTCTTTCTCGCGCCGCTCGCCTTGCACGTCGTGACGGCCGTCACCTCGGCACTCGGGGCGAGCCGCAGCCGACTCGGCTACGTCGGCGGTCTCATCGCGGCGATCGTCGTTCACGCGGCCTACAATCTGGGGGTGATCACCCTTGTCGCGTGA